The following are encoded together in the Streptomyces flavofungini genome:
- a CDS encoding alpha/beta fold hydrolase: protein MAARVAGAAEAAEVSFSVDSPRGPRSVTVSYQRSGTGAPLLLLHGIGHHRQAWDPVIGILAAERDVIAVDLPGFGASPALPDGLAYGLSTVVPTLHALCEALGVERPHVAGNSLGGLLALELGREKLVRSVTALSPAGFWSEAERRYAFSTLRAMHGIARRMPLPMIERLSRSAVGRTALTSTIYAHPGHRSPAAVVAETLALREATGFHETLAAGRDVRFRDDVPELPVTVAWGTRDRLLLRRQGIRAKHAIPGARLVRLPGCGHVPMHDDPARVARVILDTSR from the coding sequence ATGGCCGCACGGGTGGCAGGGGCCGCAGAGGCCGCAGAGGTGTCGTTCAGCGTCGATTCGCCCCGCGGGCCGCGCTCGGTGACGGTCTCCTACCAGCGCTCGGGCACCGGGGCGCCGCTGCTTCTGCTGCACGGCATCGGCCACCACCGCCAGGCCTGGGACCCCGTCATCGGCATCCTCGCGGCCGAGCGGGACGTGATCGCCGTGGACCTGCCCGGCTTCGGCGCCTCCCCGGCGCTGCCGGACGGACTCGCGTACGGCCTGTCGACGGTGGTGCCCACGCTGCACGCCCTGTGCGAGGCCCTGGGCGTCGAACGGCCGCATGTGGCGGGCAACTCGCTGGGCGGGCTGCTCGCGCTCGAACTGGGCCGGGAGAAGCTCGTACGGTCCGTCACCGCCCTGTCCCCCGCCGGGTTCTGGAGCGAGGCGGAGCGCCGGTACGCCTTCTCGACGCTGCGCGCCATGCACGGGATCGCGCGCCGCATGCCCCTGCCGATGATCGAGCGCCTCTCCCGGAGCGCGGTCGGTAGGACCGCGCTCACCAGCACCATCTACGCCCACCCCGGCCACCGTTCGCCGGCGGCGGTGGTCGCGGAGACGCTGGCGCTGCGCGAGGCAACCGGCTTCCACGAGACGCTGGCCGCCGGGCGGGACGTGCGCTTCCGTGACGACGTGCCGGAGCTGCCGGTCACCGTGGCCTGGGGCACCCGCGACCGGCTGCTGCTGCGCCGCCAGGGCATCCGGGCCAAGCACGCCATCCCCGGGGCCCGGCTCGTGCGGCTGCCCGGGTGCGGACACGTCCCGATGCACGACGACCCGGCCCGGGTGGCGCGGGTCATCCTCGACACCAGCCGCTGA
- a CDS encoding GntR family transcriptional regulator, with the protein MGTTQLESVPEPKYWHLKTVLSEALDSEFAVGEILPNERDLAARFGVARATLRQALEQLELEGRLQRRRGVGTTVAPPRMGVAVGSAQGTWPGAAGDAWQPADSELAPAPAEVARALDIDPDEPVHTVRRTRVSHGQPVAAELLYVPAGSVPDLSAIDAPAGAARARAVLRELGRLALEGQDRSVELGSARADDAKALDRLPGAPVLVVTTRFLADGRTAALSMATYRADTCRLTFGDQGAVEIHHGPEQQAS; encoded by the coding sequence GTGGGGACCACGCAGCTGGAATCGGTGCCGGAGCCGAAGTACTGGCACCTCAAGACCGTGCTCAGCGAAGCACTGGACTCCGAGTTCGCCGTGGGCGAGATCCTGCCCAACGAACGCGACCTCGCCGCCCGGTTCGGCGTCGCCCGCGCGACGCTCCGCCAGGCACTGGAGCAGTTGGAGCTGGAGGGACGCCTGCAGCGCCGCCGCGGCGTCGGCACGACCGTCGCGCCGCCCCGCATGGGTGTCGCCGTCGGCTCCGCCCAGGGCACCTGGCCCGGCGCGGCCGGGGACGCCTGGCAGCCCGCGGACAGCGAGCTCGCGCCCGCGCCCGCCGAGGTGGCCCGCGCCCTCGACATCGACCCGGACGAGCCGGTGCACACGGTGCGCCGCACCCGCGTCTCCCACGGCCAGCCCGTGGCCGCCGAACTGCTGTACGTCCCGGCGGGATCGGTCCCCGACCTCTCCGCGATCGACGCCCCCGCGGGCGCGGCACGCGCGCGTGCGGTGCTGCGCGAGCTCGGCCGCCTCGCCCTGGAGGGCCAGGACCGCTCCGTCGAGCTCGGCTCCGCCCGCGCGGACGACGCCAAGGCCCTGGACCGCCTGCCCGGCGCCCCGGTCCTGGTCGTCACCACGCGCTTCCTCGCTGACGGGCGCACGGCGGCGCTCTCCATGGCGACGTACCGCGCGGACACCTGCCGCCTCACCTTCGGCGACCAGGGCGCGGTCGAGATCCACCACGGGCCGGAGCAGCAGGCTTCCTGA
- a CDS encoding DUF885 domain-containing protein: MSDTNITPTPAGSGPLPREVADTYVDELIALDPVTGTYLGVKESNSRLPDLSPAGLDALAALARTTLARLDEAEARPGADTGVERRCARLLRERLTAELAVHDADEGLRAVGNLHTAPHAVREIFTVTPMDTEEDWAAIAERLRAVPGAYEGYRASLELGLERKLFAAPRPTATFIEQLTQWAGADGGPGWYEEFAADGPQALRSELDSAAKAATGAVVALRDWMRDVYAPAIEGAPDVVGRERYARLSRHFNGTDLDLDEAYAYGWAEYHRLLGEMRAEAEKILPGAATPWVALAHVDEHGAHIDGVDEVRQWLQDLMDEAIEALDGTHFELAERVRKVESRIAPPGGAAAPYYTGPSEDFSRPGRTWLPTMGETRFPVYDLVSTWYHEGVPGHHLQLAQWAHVADDLSRYQATVGIVSANAEGWALYAERLMDELGFLTDPERRLGYLDAQMMRALRVIVDIGMHLELEIPADSPFHPGERWTPELAQEFYGSHCSRPADFVESEMTRYLTIPGQAIGYKLGERAWLLGRENARRRHGDAFDAKAWHMAALSQGSLGLDDLVDELSAL; the protein is encoded by the coding sequence ATGTCAGACACGAACATCACCCCCACGCCCGCGGGCTCAGGACCGCTGCCCCGCGAGGTCGCCGACACCTACGTCGACGAGCTCATCGCCCTGGACCCCGTCACCGGCACCTACCTCGGCGTCAAGGAGAGCAACAGCAGACTCCCCGACCTCTCCCCCGCGGGCCTCGACGCCCTCGCGGCGCTCGCGCGCACGACGCTGGCGCGGCTCGACGAGGCCGAGGCACGCCCGGGCGCCGACACCGGCGTGGAGCGGCGGTGCGCGCGGCTGCTGCGCGAGCGGCTCACGGCGGAGCTGGCCGTGCACGACGCCGACGAGGGCCTGCGCGCCGTCGGCAATCTGCACACCGCCCCGCACGCGGTCCGGGAGATCTTCACGGTGACGCCGATGGACACCGAGGAGGACTGGGCGGCGATCGCCGAGCGGCTGCGGGCGGTGCCCGGCGCGTACGAGGGCTACCGCGCCTCCCTCGAACTCGGCCTGGAGCGCAAGCTGTTCGCCGCGCCCCGGCCGACGGCGACGTTCATCGAGCAGCTGACGCAGTGGGCGGGCGCCGATGGCGGGCCCGGCTGGTACGAGGAGTTCGCGGCGGACGGGCCGCAGGCGCTGCGGAGCGAGCTCGACTCCGCGGCCAAGGCGGCGACCGGTGCGGTCGTGGCGCTGCGCGACTGGATGCGCGACGTGTACGCGCCCGCGATCGAGGGCGCGCCCGACGTCGTGGGCCGCGAGCGCTACGCCCGCCTCTCCCGCCACTTCAACGGCACGGACCTGGACCTGGACGAGGCGTACGCGTACGGCTGGGCCGAGTACCACCGGCTGCTCGGCGAGATGCGCGCCGAGGCCGAGAAGATCCTGCCGGGCGCGGCCACACCGTGGGTGGCGCTCGCGCACGTCGACGAGCACGGCGCGCACATCGACGGGGTGGACGAGGTCAGGCAGTGGCTGCAGGACCTCATGGACGAGGCGATCGAGGCGCTGGACGGCACGCACTTCGAACTCGCCGAGCGGGTGCGGAAGGTGGAGTCCCGGATCGCCCCGCCCGGCGGCGCCGCGGCCCCGTACTACACCGGGCCGTCGGAGGACTTCTCGCGCCCCGGCCGGACCTGGCTGCCCACCATGGGCGAGACCCGCTTCCCGGTGTACGACCTGGTGTCCACCTGGTACCACGAGGGCGTTCCCGGCCACCATCTGCAGCTCGCGCAGTGGGCGCACGTCGCCGACGACCTGTCCCGCTACCAGGCGACCGTGGGCATCGTCAGCGCCAACGCGGAGGGCTGGGCGCTGTACGCGGAGCGCCTGATGGACGAGCTCGGCTTCCTCACCGACCCCGAGCGGCGCCTCGGCTACCTGGACGCGCAGATGATGCGCGCGCTGCGGGTGATCGTCGACATCGGCATGCACCTGGAGCTGGAGATCCCCGCGGACTCCCCGTTCCACCCCGGCGAGCGCTGGACCCCCGAGCTGGCCCAGGAGTTCTACGGATCGCACTGCAGTCGGCCCGCGGACTTCGTCGAGAGCGAGATGACCCGCTATCTGACGATCCCCGGCCAGGCCATCGGCTACAAGCTCGGCGAACGGGCCTGGCTGCTCGGCCGCGAGAACGCGCGCCGCCGGCACGGGGACGCGTTCGACGCGAAGGCGTGGCACATGGCGGCGCTGTCACAGGGGTCGCTCGGGCTCGACGATCTGGTGGACGAGCTCTCGGCGCTGTGA
- a CDS encoding TetR/AcrR family transcriptional regulator, producing the protein MARTKEFDPDAALRAALDLFWSRGYEATSMADLVEHLGIGRASIYATFGNKRELYLKAMDRYTELNDPLLLDELSRPGPALPGVRALLARFVAESSAPGTGRAGCFVTNTAVELAPHDPAADRRVELNWEQIETLLHAALTRARAQGEIPEDRDPRALARMLLVLLQGMRVVGKVSGGEARVRAAAQQALSLLE; encoded by the coding sequence ATGGCGAGGACCAAGGAATTCGACCCCGACGCCGCGCTCAGGGCCGCGCTCGACCTGTTCTGGAGTCGTGGCTACGAGGCGACGTCCATGGCGGACCTCGTCGAACACCTCGGCATCGGCCGCGCCAGCATCTACGCGACCTTCGGCAACAAGCGTGAGCTGTACCTGAAGGCCATGGACCGTTATACGGAGCTGAACGACCCGCTGCTGCTCGACGAGCTCTCCCGGCCCGGCCCCGCGCTCCCGGGGGTGCGCGCCCTGCTCGCCCGGTTCGTGGCCGAGTCGTCCGCGCCCGGTACCGGGCGCGCGGGCTGCTTCGTCACCAACACGGCGGTGGAACTGGCCCCGCACGACCCCGCGGCCGACCGCAGGGTCGAGCTGAACTGGGAGCAGATCGAGACCCTGCTGCACGCCGCGCTCACCCGCGCGCGGGCCCAGGGGGAGATCCCTGAGGACCGCGATCCGCGCGCCCTCGCCCGCATGCTGCTCGTGCTGCTCCAGGGGATGCGGGTGGTCGGCAAGGTCTCCGGCGGCGAGGCCCGCGTGCGGGCGGCGGCTCAACAGGCGCTGTCGCTCCTGGAATAG
- a CDS encoding RNA polymerase sigma-70 factor, with the protein MATDIATDVFEEHRPVLMGVAYRMLGRVADAEDVVQDAWLRWSAGGREDVREPRAYLVRITTRLAIDRLRHAQSRREAYVGPWLPEPLVTDFGPTVPDTAEKAVLADSVSLAVLVVLESLSPLERAVFVLREAFGFPYAEIAETLDRSEAAVRQLAGRARKHVEEGRPRFEVDPAERRDLTERFLAAAVDGDLDGLMSVLAPDVDLVGDSGGKVRAPLRVVESADKVGRFIVGAARKGLAEHTDFEIRHLEINGVESVLFVADGKPDSVIQLEISDGRIQRVYIVRNPDKLGGLAA; encoded by the coding sequence GTGGCTACCGATATCGCGACCGACGTCTTCGAAGAGCACCGACCTGTCCTCATGGGCGTCGCCTACCGCATGCTCGGACGCGTGGCCGACGCCGAGGACGTCGTCCAGGACGCCTGGCTGCGCTGGTCCGCGGGCGGACGCGAGGACGTGCGCGAACCGCGCGCCTACCTGGTGCGGATCACCACCCGCCTCGCCATCGACCGGCTGCGTCACGCGCAGTCGCGCCGCGAGGCGTACGTCGGGCCCTGGCTGCCCGAGCCACTGGTCACCGACTTCGGGCCGACCGTGCCCGACACCGCGGAGAAGGCCGTGCTCGCCGACTCCGTCTCGCTCGCCGTGCTCGTCGTCCTGGAGTCCCTGTCGCCGCTGGAGCGCGCGGTGTTCGTCCTGCGCGAGGCCTTCGGTTTCCCGTACGCGGAGATCGCCGAGACGCTCGACCGCAGCGAGGCCGCCGTGCGCCAGCTCGCCGGGCGCGCCCGCAAGCACGTCGAGGAGGGGCGCCCCCGCTTCGAGGTGGACCCGGCCGAGCGCCGCGACCTCACCGAGCGCTTCCTCGCCGCCGCCGTGGACGGCGACCTGGACGGGCTGATGTCCGTGCTCGCGCCGGACGTCGACCTGGTGGGCGACAGCGGCGGCAAGGTCCGCGCGCCCCTGCGGGTCGTGGAGTCCGCCGACAAGGTGGGCCGCTTCATCGTGGGCGCGGCACGCAAGGGCCTCGCGGAGCACACCGACTTCGAGATCCGCCACCTGGAGATCAACGGCGTCGAGTCCGTCCTCTTCGTCGCCGACGGCAAGCCCGACAGCGTCATCCAGCTGGAGATCTCCGACGGACGCATCCAGCGCGTGTACATCGTGCGGAATCCGGACAAGCTCGGGGGGCTCGCCGCCTAG
- a CDS encoding response regulator transcription factor, which translates to MPVTVLLVDDEPLVRAGLRAVLEAQPDIEVVGEAADGAAVIPLVRELRPDVVAMDVRMPLLDGIEATRAVLRTVTDPPKIVVITTFENDEYVYEALRAGADGFLLKRARPAEIVHAVRLVAEGESLLFPAAVRELAGAHGRQRGNPDARAALERAALTGREEEVLRLMARGLSNAEIAARLVVGTETVKSHVSSLLAKLGARDRTQAVITAYESGFVAPG; encoded by the coding sequence ATGCCGGTCACTGTCCTGCTCGTCGACGACGAGCCCCTTGTCCGCGCGGGTCTGCGCGCCGTCCTGGAGGCGCAGCCCGACATCGAGGTCGTTGGGGAGGCCGCGGACGGCGCCGCCGTGATCCCCCTGGTGCGTGAGCTGCGGCCGGACGTGGTGGCCATGGACGTGCGGATGCCGCTGCTCGACGGCATCGAGGCCACCCGCGCGGTCCTGCGCACGGTCACCGACCCACCCAAGATCGTCGTCATCACGACCTTCGAGAACGACGAGTACGTGTACGAGGCGCTGCGCGCGGGCGCCGACGGCTTCCTCCTGAAGCGCGCGCGGCCCGCGGAGATCGTGCACGCGGTGCGCCTCGTCGCCGAGGGCGAGTCGCTGCTGTTCCCGGCGGCGGTGCGGGAGCTCGCGGGCGCCCACGGCCGCCAGCGGGGCAATCCGGACGCCCGGGCGGCCCTGGAGCGGGCCGCCCTGACGGGGCGCGAGGAGGAGGTGCTGCGGCTGATGGCGCGCGGCCTGTCGAACGCGGAGATCGCGGCACGCCTCGTCGTCGGCACCGAGACCGTGAAGTCGCACGTGAGCTCGCTGCTCGCGAAGCTCGGGGCGCGCGACCGGACCCAGGCGGTGATCACGGCCTACGAGTCCGGTTTCGTCGCGCCGGGCTGA
- a CDS encoding GNAT family N-acetyltransferase — MSDVTRKRHGRPVHHWRRDVVELAALFTAVAVADAAANLVGHGPDGPELLLVSAVVLAATAGFHTWWARRHTHAPPGAEGSDTGTPPLPAQAGTGDAGDATTAGAPTATTAPQGADASAGPRPGPTVLWRLRTTVRDAPGSLAALCTALARDSVDILSLQTHPLADGTVDEFLLRAPAALPAADLTRTVSRAGGSSTWVERADAHDLVDAPTRILGLATRTALDTAELPLALRQLLGRCTIRFLPAGPGRTERALEEAAPVEGVLDGTVLRLRGPEGGVITVERPYLPFTPTEFARARALVELDARLGPRVPGGQDVLTLPEGSDITVSRADTGDLRAAKDMHERCSQRTLGMRYHGPVNDADRYLTHLLSPRFGRTLAARTASGRVVGLGHLLWDGDETEIALLVEDDWQRRGVGGELLGRLVTMAIEAGCESVYAVTQSSNTGMVAAMRGLRLPLDFQIEEGTLVITARLDATPVRSQLPYDSHQ, encoded by the coding sequence ATGTCTGATGTGACACGCAAGAGGCACGGCAGGCCGGTGCACCACTGGCGCCGGGACGTCGTCGAACTCGCCGCGCTGTTCACGGCCGTGGCCGTGGCGGACGCGGCGGCCAATCTCGTGGGGCACGGCCCGGACGGGCCCGAGCTGCTCCTCGTGTCGGCCGTGGTCCTGGCGGCCACGGCCGGGTTCCACACATGGTGGGCACGGCGCCACACGCACGCGCCGCCAGGCGCGGAAGGGTCCGATACGGGCACCCCGCCGCTCCCGGCCCAGGCGGGGACCGGGGACGCCGGCGACGCCACGACCGCCGGGGCGCCGACGGCCACGACCGCACCGCAGGGCGCCGACGCGTCGGCCGGTCCGCGGCCCGGGCCGACGGTCCTGTGGCGGCTGCGCACGACCGTGCGCGACGCCCCCGGCTCGCTCGCCGCGCTGTGCACGGCCCTCGCGCGGGACAGCGTCGACATCCTGAGCCTGCAGACCCACCCGCTGGCCGACGGCACGGTCGACGAGTTCCTGCTGCGGGCCCCGGCGGCGCTGCCCGCGGCCGACCTCACCCGCACGGTCTCCCGCGCGGGCGGATCGAGCACCTGGGTCGAGCGGGCCGACGCCCACGACCTCGTGGACGCCCCGACCCGGATCCTGGGCCTGGCCACGCGCACGGCCCTGGACACGGCGGAACTGCCGCTCGCGCTGCGCCAGTTGCTGGGCCGGTGCACCATCCGCTTCCTGCCCGCGGGGCCGGGGCGGACGGAGCGCGCCCTGGAGGAGGCGGCGCCCGTCGAGGGCGTCCTGGACGGGACCGTGCTGCGGCTGCGGGGCCCCGAAGGCGGAGTGATCACGGTCGAGCGGCCCTATCTCCCGTTCACCCCCACGGAGTTCGCCCGCGCGCGGGCGCTCGTGGAGCTGGACGCCCGGCTCGGTCCGCGCGTCCCGGGCGGCCAGGACGTGCTCACGCTCCCCGAGGGCAGCGACATCACGGTGAGCCGAGCCGACACGGGCGACCTCCGGGCCGCCAAGGACATGCACGAGCGCTGCTCCCAGCGCACCCTCGGCATGCGGTACCACGGCCCGGTCAACGACGCCGACCGCTATCTCACCCACCTCCTGAGCCCGCGCTTCGGCCGCACGCTCGCCGCGCGCACCGCGTCCGGCCGCGTCGTCGGCCTCGGCCATCTGCTCTGGGACGGCGACGAGACGGAGATCGCGCTGCTCGTCGAGGACGACTGGCAGCGCCGCGGCGTCGGCGGCGAACTGCTCGGCCGCCTGGTCACGATGGCGATCGAGGCGGGCTGCGAGAGCGTGTACGCGGTCACGCAGTCGTCCAACACCGGCATGGTCGCCGCGATGCGCGGCCTGCGCCTCCCGCTGGACTTCCAGATCGAGGAGGGCACGCTGGTCATCACCGCCCGCCTCGACGCGACCCCCGTGCGCTCGCAGCTGCCGTACGACAGCCACCAGTAG
- a CDS encoding alkaline phosphatase D family protein: protein MSHRPPSPSPRRRSLLRGSLVVPAALAVPALSGAAPALALRGRPSADWGVQAGDVGAHSGLVWVRSDRPARMIVETSATESFRRPTRWHGPLLGPRTDFTGTTRLRGLPSGEQIHYRVLLADPDDPRRTGKPVTGTFRTTSLRRRDDVRFLWSGDIAGQGWGINPELGGWRVYEEMRGRNPDFFLCSGDNIYADGPIQASVKLPDGRVWKNITTPEKSKVAETLAEFRGNFRYNLLDEHLRRFNAQVPSIVQWDDHEVRNNWYPGQILEDPRYTEKDVDVLAGRSLRAFSEYYPISTQRPGDREGRVYRVLRHGPLLDVFVLDMRTYRNANSPNRQPEDATGILGAEQLAWLKRELSRSRAVWKVIASDMPLGLVVADGQTNFEAVAQGDPGAPLGRELQIAELLRHIKHRRITGTVWLTADVHYTSAQHYDPSRAAFKDFAPFWEFVSGPLAAGGFPAVKLDGTFGPDQTFVKAPDRANTSPAETPPYYGEVDIDGDSGELTVRLRQQGGGVLFTKVLQPGRVGQ, encoded by the coding sequence ATGTCACACCGTCCGCCGAGCCCGTCCCCGCGCCGCCGCAGCCTGCTGCGTGGTTCGCTCGTCGTGCCCGCGGCGCTCGCCGTGCCCGCGCTGTCCGGCGCGGCCCCGGCGCTGGCCCTGCGGGGGCGCCCGAGCGCCGACTGGGGGGTGCAGGCCGGTGACGTGGGCGCGCACTCGGGGCTCGTGTGGGTGCGCTCCGACCGGCCCGCCCGCATGATCGTGGAGACGTCCGCCACGGAGTCGTTCCGGCGGCCGACGCGCTGGCACGGCCCGCTGCTCGGCCCCCGCACCGACTTCACCGGTACGACGCGGCTTCGCGGGCTGCCCTCCGGTGAGCAGATCCACTACCGCGTGCTCCTGGCCGACCCCGACGACCCGCGCCGCACGGGAAAACCGGTGACCGGCACGTTCCGCACGACCTCGCTCAGACGCCGGGACGACGTGCGCTTCCTGTGGTCGGGGGACATCGCGGGCCAGGGCTGGGGCATCAACCCGGAGCTCGGCGGCTGGCGGGTGTACGAGGAGATGCGCGGCCGCAACCCCGACTTCTTCCTGTGCAGCGGCGACAACATCTACGCCGACGGCCCCATCCAGGCGAGCGTCAAGCTGCCCGACGGCCGGGTGTGGAAGAACATCACCACTCCGGAGAAGTCGAAGGTCGCCGAGACCCTCGCGGAGTTCCGCGGCAACTTCCGGTACAACCTGCTCGACGAGCACCTGCGCCGGTTCAACGCCCAGGTGCCCTCCATCGTGCAGTGGGACGACCACGAGGTGCGCAACAACTGGTACCCGGGGCAGATCCTGGAGGACCCGCGCTACACGGAGAAGGACGTCGACGTCCTCGCGGGGCGTTCGCTGCGGGCGTTCAGCGAGTACTACCCGATCTCCACGCAGCGCCCCGGGGACCGCGAGGGACGGGTGTACCGCGTGCTCAGGCACGGGCCGCTCCTGGACGTGTTCGTGCTCGACATGCGCACGTACCGCAACGCCAACTCGCCGAACCGGCAGCCCGAGGACGCCACCGGCATCCTGGGCGCCGAACAGCTCGCGTGGCTGAAGCGGGAGCTGTCGCGCTCGCGCGCGGTGTGGAAGGTCATCGCCTCCGACATGCCGCTGGGCCTGGTGGTCGCGGACGGCCAGACGAACTTCGAGGCCGTCGCGCAGGGCGACCCGGGCGCGCCGCTCGGCCGTGAGCTGCAGATCGCCGAACTCCTTCGGCACATCAAGCACCGGCGGATCACGGGCACGGTGTGGCTGACGGCCGACGTGCACTACACCTCGGCGCAGCACTACGACCCCTCGCGCGCCGCCTTCAAGGACTTCGCGCCGTTCTGGGAGTTCGTGTCCGGGCCGCTCGCCGCGGGCGGTTTCCCGGCCGTGAAACTCGATGGAACCTTCGGCCCGGACCAGACGTTCGTCAAGGCGCCGGACCGTGCCAACACATCGCCGGCGGAGACACCGCCCTACTACGGAGAGGTGGACATCGACGGCGACAGCGGCGAGTTGACGGTGCGACTGCGGCAGCAGGGCGGAGGCGTGCTCTTCACCAAGGTGCTGCAGCCGGGACGCGTGGGCCAGTGA
- a CDS encoding SDR family oxidoreductase, giving the protein MPKLPQPTAAELRRDPLPLRGRTALVTGASRRGGIGYAIARRLAAYGASVYLHHHVPHDAEMPWGADRPEDVAASVREALADPDARVVHGPADLADADAPAALVATAAEALGGRLDILVANHARSGMDGTLDEIDASMLDVHWAVDTRSVILLVQAYARLRAGLAPRTPGGRVMMMTSGQDNAGGMPGEIAYGLQKGALASATRSLATTLAELAVTVNTVNPGPVDTDYMTGDAYDAIAALFPAGRWGMPDDPARLIAWLATDEAEWITGQVIHSEGGIRQ; this is encoded by the coding sequence CGCCGAACTCCGCCGCGACCCGCTGCCGCTGCGCGGGCGCACCGCCCTCGTCACCGGCGCGAGCCGTCGCGGGGGCATCGGCTACGCCATCGCCCGCCGCCTCGCCGCGTACGGGGCGAGCGTCTATCTGCACCACCACGTCCCGCACGACGCCGAGATGCCCTGGGGCGCCGACCGGCCGGAGGATGTCGCCGCCTCCGTGCGCGAGGCGCTGGCCGACCCGGACGCCCGGGTCGTGCACGGCCCCGCCGACCTCGCCGACGCCGACGCGCCCGCCGCCCTCGTCGCCACGGCCGCCGAGGCGCTCGGCGGGCGCCTGGACATCCTCGTCGCCAACCACGCCCGCAGCGGCATGGACGGCACCCTCGACGAGATCGACGCGTCCATGCTCGACGTGCACTGGGCGGTCGACACCCGCTCGGTGATCCTGCTCGTGCAGGCGTACGCACGGCTGCGCGCCGGGCTCGCGCCGCGCACGCCCGGCGGCCGCGTCATGATGATGACGTCCGGCCAGGACAACGCGGGCGGCATGCCGGGCGAGATCGCGTACGGCCTGCAGAAGGGCGCGCTGGCCTCGGCCACGCGGTCGCTCGCGACGACGCTCGCCGAACTCGCCGTCACGGTGAACACCGTCAATCCCGGCCCCGTGGACACGGACTACATGACGGGCGACGCGTACGACGCCATCGCCGCCCTCTTCCCGGCGGGCCGCTGGGGCATGCCCGACGACCCGGCCCGTCTCATCGCGTGGCTCGCGACGGACGAGGCCGAGTGGATCACGGGGCAGGTCATCCACTCCGAGGGCGGCATCCGGCAGTGA
- a CDS encoding ROK family transcriptional regulator: MGRLTGGDPSLLRRINSAVVLHALRAADFATLTEITRVTGLSRPTVEGVVEGLSEAGLVVETDADEGGARRQGRPARKFRFRAEAGHLLGLEIGPHRVAAVLSDLDGKILGTAAKDVSETASADERLERVRGSVADLLRRAGVSRGSLRAVGVGSPGIVEADGSVRLSTALPGWTGLPLGERLRRSFKCPVLVENDANAAAVAEHWKGAATESDDVVFVLAGLSPGAGSLIGGRLHRGYGGAAGEIGALHLLGREVTPETLLSTTDEPLHPLDEQAVAEVFAHAREGDERALAAVDRFIRRLVHDVAALVLALDPELVVVGGWAAGLDGVLEPLHQELARYCLRPPRVTLSMLGEAAVATGALRLALDHVEEELFAVEGTVTARQ, encoded by the coding sequence TTGGGGCGGCTGACCGGCGGAGATCCTTCTCTGCTACGGCGGATCAACTCCGCGGTGGTGCTGCACGCGCTGCGTGCGGCGGACTTCGCGACACTCACCGAGATCACCCGGGTGACGGGGCTTTCCCGGCCGACCGTCGAGGGCGTGGTCGAGGGGCTCAGCGAGGCCGGGCTCGTCGTGGAGACGGACGCGGACGAGGGGGGTGCGAGGCGGCAGGGCCGACCGGCGCGGAAGTTCCGGTTCCGGGCGGAGGCGGGACATCTGCTCGGTCTTGAGATCGGTCCGCACCGTGTCGCCGCCGTGCTGTCCGACCTCGACGGCAAGATCCTCGGGACGGCGGCGAAGGACGTGTCGGAGACGGCGTCCGCCGACGAGCGTCTGGAGCGGGTGCGCGGCTCCGTCGCCGATCTGCTGCGCCGCGCGGGCGTCTCGCGCGGCTCGCTGCGCGCCGTGGGCGTCGGCAGTCCGGGGATCGTGGAGGCCGACGGTTCGGTGCGGCTGAGCACGGCGCTGCCGGGCTGGACGGGCCTGCCGTTGGGCGAGCGGCTGCGGCGTTCCTTCAAGTGTCCGGTCCTGGTGGAGAACGACGCGAACGCTGCGGCGGTCGCCGAGCACTGGAAGGGCGCGGCGACGGAGTCCGACGACGTGGTGTTCGTCCTGGCCGGGCTGAGCCCCGGTGCCGGTTCGCTGATCGGCGGGCGGCTGCACCGGGGGTACGGCGGGGCGGCCGGCGAGATCGGCGCGCTGCACCTGCTGGGCCGGGAGGTGACGCCGGAGACGCTGCTGTCGACCACGGACGAGCCGCTGCACCCGCTGGACGAGCAGGCGGTCGCGGAGGTCTTCGCGCACGCGCGTGAGGGCGACGAGCGGGCGCTGGCGGCGGTCGACCGCTTCATCCGCCGTCTGGTGCACGACGTGGCCGCGCTGGTCCTCGCGCTCGACCCGGAGCTGGTCGTGGTGGGCGGCTGGGCCGCGGGCCTCGACGGCGTCCTTGAGCCGCTCCACCAGGAGCTGGCCCGCTACTGCCTCAGGCCGCCCCGGGTGACGCTGTCGATGCTCGGCGAGGCGGCGGTGGCCACGGGCGCGCTGCGGCTCGCGCTGGACCACGTGGAGGAGGAGCTGTTCGCGGTGGAGGGCACGGTGACCGCGCGGCAGTAG